gcggcattcaatatgaccactggaccactgcactggtcattacttcagcgttccagagcgaatgataatcaattatacgttgcttgcatatcaccggctcgtgttccttcagcaagttacgtcgcatgggggcatacacagttgaccaatccctggggagagattctttacgatttggaaactcaagagaatatggcagtcaccgatatcggtaatttacagcttaaaattaaaagcgagagatccatgatgtaattaatttttagtctcgctaatttatcgatttagccatcttcctctgtatttgttgaatttattagtaagcattacttattacttcgtatgtttcttttttctaacagatctaaaagttgttgaggaagtaagggctcagatacctacattttctcagagacgtacagatttgtacgacactgtctgtaagaaggagtaactctacactaaaacagaaaatgtttttttataatatttctactacaatatcctttttttgcgaattattactaatttcttatcatttgtactaaatgaatgactcaattaagaaaaccaaaacgttataaataataatctgtatatcttgtgtatcaacatgtaattggatattataataatataggaatgctataataatataggataataatataggagaatagaataataatatataataataatatgcttttaaacacctttaatatcgatcacataaattgttataattcacaatgattacgcatacataaaagaccccttgatagtaaaatttacgatcaaaaggcaattacgtatcgtttaacaacatttaatttataacaccttttaaacatttagacagattaacacataacactt
This sequence is a window from Bombus huntii isolate Logan2020A unplaced genomic scaffold, iyBomHunt1.1 ctg00000299.1, whole genome shotgun sequence. Protein-coding genes within it:
- the LOC126877946 gene encoding omega-amidase NIT2-like → MPEIEGDKLYNTCTIWGPDGTLIAKHRKVHLFDIDIPNKITFRESDSLSPGNSLTTFDVKGCKIGIGICYDIRFEEMARIYRNKGCQMLIYPAAFNMTTGPLHWSLLQRSRANDNQLYVACISPARVPSASYVAWGHTQLTNPWGEILYDLETQENMAVTDIDLKVVEEVRAQIPTFSQRRTDLYDTVCKKE